The following are encoded in a window of Impatiens glandulifera chromosome 5, dImpGla2.1, whole genome shotgun sequence genomic DNA:
- the LOC124937653 gene encoding translocase of chloroplast 159, chloroplastic-like isoform X1, producing the protein MDDSQTQPASLLSSISSSPTEIETQLNGGKSIASSSNGTILHLNGGTTDDGSSLSHLHVDVDVDNDDGYVSGKEEFEDNDFKNPIEEEEDAPENKASLVGLDDDDDDTDTFLDSSPIPMPNVSTPAILEAGGDDNNDDDDDEKASQGEFLFVPEEEEEEEEEEEKVVQNASFQGNNDVADFTSPAVDVSKESGIIADNNTELKKVEAPAIWNHIPSNEHEHEQASHEIQKYLEELVETGSEAGPEDSLKLEPYEDSATEIVNASQAAPEEATQVNGDVEAHSILSNAPSNGHEHEHEHAGHEIEKFLDELVETASLAKVGAFDLVSIDDLGKFQPDGGTTEALGSIQKPGQFSNRVEDVPTEVDSAATEGDKVIVNPEEGSDVGSAAILYSAETEGDKVIVNPEGGSDVGSAAILYSAATEGDGVNITTKEGSAVGSVDSVHTPQEKVCVAGDVKAIKDSDAGPEPIAVSSSVSAHTNTSELDALEGSFDDNIRTSTVTAENYVSENAIIGDPESEPSKAVLENSDDEKTDIPQNEHKTEAISDKSADRVANTASLEGFHMKLEAADGEDTEEEEEFDGSVSDGGEIDDMIFGSSEAAKQFMDELELSGAGSHTVIDRSSYDQSDRMDGQIVTDSDEEVETDEEGEGKELFDSAALAALLKAASSAGSDSGNITITSQDGSRLFSIERPAGLGSSGMSLRPVTRPTHPSFLPPSNLARAGESEDNLSEEEKKKLEKVQALRVKFLRIVQSLGVSSDESIAAQVLYRLALVAGRQAGQSFSLDSAKRTAIELEAERKDNLDFSVNVLIVGKSGVGKSATINSIFGEERASINAFEPATAVVKEMSGIVNGVKVKVFDTPGLKPGVMEQAFNRRVLSSINSLTKKNPPDIILYVDRLDTQTRDLNDLPLLKTITSSLGTSIWKNTIVTLTHAASAPPEGPSGSPLSYEMFVTQRSHVLQQCIGHAVGDLRMMSPSLMNPVSLVENHPSCRKNRDGQKVLPNGQTWRSQLLLLCFSMKMLSEANSLTKSQDPFDNRKLFGFRTRSPPLPYMLSSMLQSRPHPKLQTDQGIDNGDSDNELADLSDIEEEEEDEYDQLPPFKPLRKSQLAKLSREQRNAYFEEYDYRVKLLQKKQWKEELRRMREMKKKGKTPETDYGFNGEDDQDASPAPVATPLPDMALPPSFDSGSPAYRYRFLEPTSQFLARPVLDTHGWDHDCGYDGVNIEHALAILSQFPAAVSLQMTKDKKEFSLHFDSSVAAKHGDNGSSMLGFDIQNIGKQLAYIVRGETKFKTLKRNKTAAGMSVTFLGENMVTGFKAENQVAWGKQWAAVTSAGTVRCQSEAAYGANIEVQRREIDYPVGQVQSTYGVSLIRWRGDWALGFNTMAQFSAGRNSKVAVRAGINNKMSGQVTVRTSSSEQLVLALAGLLPIVTNIYKKIWPAVGGENYSIY; encoded by the exons ATGGATGATTCTCAGACTCAACCCGCTTCTCTTCTCTCCTCCATCTCCTCATCTCCAACAG AGATTGAAACCCAACTTAACGGAGGCAAGAGTATCGCTAGCAGCAGCAATGGCACCATTCTTCATTTAAATGGTGGAACTACTGATGATGGCTCTTCTCTTTCTCATCTTcatgttgatgttgatgttgataATGATGACGGCTACGTTAGTGGTAAGGAGGAGTTTGAAGATAATGATTTCAAGAATCCTATCGAGGAAGAGGAGGATGCCCCGGAGAACAAAGCAAGTCTAGTAGgattagatgatgatgatgatgatactGACACTTTCCTCGATTCCTCACCAATTCCCATGCCCAATGTTTCCACTCCAGCAATCTTGGAAGCAGGCGGCGATGATaacaatgatgatgatgatgatgaaaaagCTTCCCAAGGTGAGTTTTTATTTGTccctgaagaagaagaagaagaagaagaagaagaagaaaaagttgTCCAGAATGCTTCTTTTCAAGGGAATAATGATGTTGCAGATTTTACTAGTCCAGCAGTTGATGTTTCTAAAGAATCTGGAATTATTGCTGACAATAATACTGAATTGAAGAAGGTGGAAGCTCCTGCCATTTGGAACCACATACCTTCTAATGAACATGAACATGAACAAGCTAGCCATGAAATTCAAAAGTATCTTGAGGAACTTGTGGAAACTGGTTCTGAAGCAGGTCCGGAAGACAGCTTGAAACTTGAGCCTTATGAGGATTCTGCTACAGAAATAGTTAATGCTTCTCAAGCAGCCCCAGAAGAAGCTACACAAGTTAATGGAGATGTTGAAGCTCATTCCATTTTGAGCAATGCACCTTCTAATGGACACGAACATGAACATGAACATGCTGGCCATGAAATTGAAAAGTTTCTCGACGAGCTTGTGGAAACTGCTTCTCTTGCTAAGGTTGGTGCTTTTGATTTGGTTTCCATTGATGACTTGGGCAAGTTCCAGCCAGATGGAGGGACAACTGAAGCTTTGGGTTCCATACAAAAACCTGGACAATTTTCCAACAGGGTTGAAGATGTTCCAACAGAAGTAGATTCTGCTGCAACTGAAGGAGATAAGGTTATTGTTAATCCCGAAGAAGGTTCCGATGTTGGAAGTGCTGCTATACTATATTCTGCTGAAACTGAAGGGGATAAGGTTATCGTTAATCCTGAAGGAGGTTCCGATGTTGGAAGTGCTGCCATACTATATTCTGCTGCAACTGAAGGAGATGGGGTTAATATTACTACTAAAGAAGGTTCTGCTGTTGGAAGTGTTGACTCGGTCCATACACCACAAGAGAAAGTGTGTGTTGCTGGCGATGTGAAAGCAATAAAAGATTCAGACGCCGGACCTGAACCAATTGCAGTCAGCAGCAGTGTATCGGCTCATACGAACACTTCGGAATTGGATGCGTTGGAAGGGTCCTTTGATGACAACATTAGGACTTCCACAGTGACAGCAGAAAATTATGTTTCTGAGAATGCTATTATTGGAGATCCAGAATCTGAGCCTTCTAAAGCTGTGCTGGAGAATAGTGATGATGAAAAAACAGATATACCACAGAATGAGCATAAAACAGAAGCAATATCTGATAAAAGTGCTGACAGGGTTGCTAATACAGCTTCACTTGAGGGCTTCCATATGAAACTAGAAGCTGCAGATGGAGAAGatacagaagaagaagaagagtttgACGGGTCAGTTTCAGATGGCGGCGAAATTGATGACATGATTTTTGGAAGCTCTGAGGCTGCCAAACAATTTATGGATGAATTGGAACTTTCGGGCGCTGGTTCACACACAGTTATAGACAGAAGCTCTTATGATCAATCCGATAGAATGGATGgtcagattgtcacagactcagATGAAGAGGTGGAAACGGATGAAGAAGGAGAGGGGAAAGAGTTATTTGATTCTGCTGCATTGGCTGCTCTCTTGAAGGCGGCATCATCTGCTGGCTCTGATAGTGGCAATATCACAATAACTTCCCAAGATGGATCCAGGCTCTTCTCGATTGAGCGTCCTGCTGGTTTGGGATCCTCAGGTATGTCTTTGAGGCCTGTCACCAGGCCAACCCATCCAAGCTTTCTCCCTCCTTCCAATCTTGCAAGAGCTGGAGAATCTGAGGACAACTTGAgtgaagaagagaaaaagaagCTGGAGAAGGTACAGGCATTGAGGGTGAAGTTCCTGAGGATTGTCCAGAGTCTGGGTGTTTCATCTGATGAATCTATTGCAGCACAAGTCTTGTATAGGCTCGCACTTGTTGCCGGAAGGCAAGCTGGTCAAAGTTTTAGCCTTGACTCTGCTAAGCGGACTGCTATAGAGCTTGAAGCAGAGAGAAAAGATAACCTGGACTTCTCTGTAAATGTTCTCATCGTTGGGAAATCCGGAGTAGGCAAGAGTGCGACCATAAACTccatttttggtgaagaaagaGCTTCTATTAATGCCTTTGAACCTGCCACTGCTGTTGTGAAGGAGATGTCTGGAATTGTTAATGGAGTTAAGGTCAAAGTATTTGACACACCAGGTCTGAAGCCTGGAGTAATGGAACAGGCTTTCAACCGCAGAGTTTTGTCTTCTATAAATTCGTTAACAAAGAAAAATCCACCCGATATTATACTTTATGTGGATCGACTGGATACCCAGACGAGGGATCTTAATGATCTTCCTTTACTTAAGACGATTACAAGTTCACTCGGAACGTCTATATGGAAAAACACAATAGTAACCCTCACTCATGCCGCCTCGGCTCCTCCTGAGGGCCCTTCTGGTTCCCCATTGAGTTATGAAATGTTTGTTACTCAGAGATCTCATGTTCTGCAACAGTGTATTGGACATGCTGTTGGTGATTTAAGAATGATGAGTCCAAGCTTGATGAATCCGGTTTCTTTGGTTGAGAACCATCCTTCCTGCCGAAAGAATAGAGACGGTCAAAAGGTTCTCCCTAATGGCCAAACATGGAGATCCCAGTTGCTGTTGTTATGTTTTTCTATGAAGATGTTGTCAGAAgcaaattctctcaccaaatcTCAAGATCCATTTGACAACCGCAAGTTGTTTGGCTTTCGTACCCGTTCACCGCCGCTTCCATACATGCTATCTTCAATGTTGCAGAGCCGGCCACATCCAAAGCTTCAAACTGACCAGGGTATTGACAATGGCGATTCAGACAATGAATTGGCAGACTTGTCAGATatcgaagaagaggaagaagacgaGTATGATCAACTCCCGCCATTTAAGCCGCTCAGGAAATCCCAATTGGCCAAGCTTAGCAGAGAGCAGAGAAATGCATATTTCGAGGAGTATGATTACAGGGTGAAGCTCCTCCAGAAGAAGCAGTGGAAAGAGGAGTTGAGACGAATGAGAGAGATGAAAAAGAAAGGGAAGACTCCTGAAACAGATTACGGTTTCAATGGAGAAGATGATCAGGACGCCAGTCCAGCTCCTGTGGCCACTCCACTTCCCGACATGGCCTTACCGCCTTCATTCGACAGTGGCAGCCCAGCTTATAGGTACCGTTTCTTGGAGCCAACTTCCCAGTTTCTTGCTCGGCCAGTCTTGGACACTCACGGCTGGGACCACGATTGTGGATATGACGGTGTCAATATCGAACATGCATTAGCTATTTTGAGTCAGTTTCCAGCTGCAGTGAGTCTTCAGATGACAAAAGACAAGAAAGAGTTCAGCCTCCATTTTGACTCCTCCGTAGCCGCCAAACATGGGGACAACGGATCGAGTATGCTTGGGTTCGACATTCAGAACATCGGGAAGCAACTTGCCTACATCGTCCGAGGTGAAACTAAATTCAAGACACTAAAGAGGAACAAGACAGCTGCAGGGATGTCAGTTACCTTTTTGGGCGAAAACATGGTGACTGGATTCAAGGCGGAGAATCAGGTTGCTTGGGGAAAGCAGTGGGCTGCGGTTACTAGCGCCGGTACTGTGAGATGCCAGAGTGAGGCCGCATATGGTGCAAACATTGAAGTGCAACGCAGGGAGATCGACTATCCAGTTGGGCAGGTCCAATCTACTTATGGTGTTTCTTTGATTAGGTGGAGGGGAGATTGGGCTTTGGGTTTCAATACAATGGCACAATTCTCGGCTGGGCGTAATTCAAAAGTTGCCGTTCGAGCTGGAATAAACAACAAGATGTCCGGTCAGGTTACTGTGAGAACGAGCAGTTCGGAGCAACTAGTGTTAGCACTTGCAGGTCTCCTGCCGATTGTTACCAACATCTACAAGAAAATCTGGCCTGCCGTTGGAGGAGAGAATTATTCAATCTATTAG
- the LOC124937653 gene encoding translocase of chloroplast 159, chloroplastic-like isoform X2, translated as MDDSQTQPASLLSSISSSPTEIETQLNGGKSIASSSNGTILHLNGGTTDDGSSLSHLHVDVDVDNDDGYVSGKEEFEDNDFKNPIEEEEDAPENKASLVGLDDDDDDTDTFLDSSPIPMPNVSTPAILEAGGDDNNDDDDDEKASQGEFLFVPEEEEEEEEEEEKVVQNASFQGNNDVADFTSPAVDVSKESGIIADNNTELKKVEAPAIWNHIPSNEHEHEHEHEHAGHEIEKFLDELVETASLAKVGAFDLVSIDDLGKFQPDGGTTEALGSIQKPGQFSNRVEDVPTEVDSAATEGDKVIVNPEEGSDVGSAAILYSAETEGDKVIVNPEGGSDVGSAAILYSAATEGDGVNITTKEGSAVGSVDSVHTPQEKVCVAGDVKAIKDSDAGPEPIAVSSSVSAHTNTSELDALEGSFDDNIRTSTVTAENYVSENAIIGDPESEPSKAVLENSDDEKTDIPQNEHKTEAISDKSADRVANTASLEGFHMKLEAADGEDTEEEEEFDGSVSDGGEIDDMIFGSSEAAKQFMDELELSGAGSHTVIDRSSYDQSDRMDGQIVTDSDEEVETDEEGEGKELFDSAALAALLKAASSAGSDSGNITITSQDGSRLFSIERPAGLGSSGMSLRPVTRPTHPSFLPPSNLARAGESEDNLSEEEKKKLEKVQALRVKFLRIVQSLGVSSDESIAAQVLYRLALVAGRQAGQSFSLDSAKRTAIELEAERKDNLDFSVNVLIVGKSGVGKSATINSIFGEERASINAFEPATAVVKEMSGIVNGVKVKVFDTPGLKPGVMEQAFNRRVLSSINSLTKKNPPDIILYVDRLDTQTRDLNDLPLLKTITSSLGTSIWKNTIVTLTHAASAPPEGPSGSPLSYEMFVTQRSHVLQQCIGHAVGDLRMMSPSLMNPVSLVENHPSCRKNRDGQKVLPNGQTWRSQLLLLCFSMKMLSEANSLTKSQDPFDNRKLFGFRTRSPPLPYMLSSMLQSRPHPKLQTDQGIDNGDSDNELADLSDIEEEEEDEYDQLPPFKPLRKSQLAKLSREQRNAYFEEYDYRVKLLQKKQWKEELRRMREMKKKGKTPETDYGFNGEDDQDASPAPVATPLPDMALPPSFDSGSPAYRYRFLEPTSQFLARPVLDTHGWDHDCGYDGVNIEHALAILSQFPAAVSLQMTKDKKEFSLHFDSSVAAKHGDNGSSMLGFDIQNIGKQLAYIVRGETKFKTLKRNKTAAGMSVTFLGENMVTGFKAENQVAWGKQWAAVTSAGTVRCQSEAAYGANIEVQRREIDYPVGQVQSTYGVSLIRWRGDWALGFNTMAQFSAGRNSKVAVRAGINNKMSGQVTVRTSSSEQLVLALAGLLPIVTNIYKKIWPAVGGENYSIY; from the exons ATGGATGATTCTCAGACTCAACCCGCTTCTCTTCTCTCCTCCATCTCCTCATCTCCAACAG AGATTGAAACCCAACTTAACGGAGGCAAGAGTATCGCTAGCAGCAGCAATGGCACCATTCTTCATTTAAATGGTGGAACTACTGATGATGGCTCTTCTCTTTCTCATCTTcatgttgatgttgatgttgataATGATGACGGCTACGTTAGTGGTAAGGAGGAGTTTGAAGATAATGATTTCAAGAATCCTATCGAGGAAGAGGAGGATGCCCCGGAGAACAAAGCAAGTCTAGTAGgattagatgatgatgatgatgatactGACACTTTCCTCGATTCCTCACCAATTCCCATGCCCAATGTTTCCACTCCAGCAATCTTGGAAGCAGGCGGCGATGATaacaatgatgatgatgatgatgaaaaagCTTCCCAAGGTGAGTTTTTATTTGTccctgaagaagaagaagaagaagaagaagaagaagaaaaagttgTCCAGAATGCTTCTTTTCAAGGGAATAATGATGTTGCAGATTTTACTAGTCCAGCAGTTGATGTTTCTAAAGAATCTGGAATTATTGCTGACAATAATACTGAATTGAAGAAGGTGGAAGCTCCTGCCATTTGGAACCACATACCTTCTAATGAACATGAACAT GAACATGAACATGAACATGCTGGCCATGAAATTGAAAAGTTTCTCGACGAGCTTGTGGAAACTGCTTCTCTTGCTAAGGTTGGTGCTTTTGATTTGGTTTCCATTGATGACTTGGGCAAGTTCCAGCCAGATGGAGGGACAACTGAAGCTTTGGGTTCCATACAAAAACCTGGACAATTTTCCAACAGGGTTGAAGATGTTCCAACAGAAGTAGATTCTGCTGCAACTGAAGGAGATAAGGTTATTGTTAATCCCGAAGAAGGTTCCGATGTTGGAAGTGCTGCTATACTATATTCTGCTGAAACTGAAGGGGATAAGGTTATCGTTAATCCTGAAGGAGGTTCCGATGTTGGAAGTGCTGCCATACTATATTCTGCTGCAACTGAAGGAGATGGGGTTAATATTACTACTAAAGAAGGTTCTGCTGTTGGAAGTGTTGACTCGGTCCATACACCACAAGAGAAAGTGTGTGTTGCTGGCGATGTGAAAGCAATAAAAGATTCAGACGCCGGACCTGAACCAATTGCAGTCAGCAGCAGTGTATCGGCTCATACGAACACTTCGGAATTGGATGCGTTGGAAGGGTCCTTTGATGACAACATTAGGACTTCCACAGTGACAGCAGAAAATTATGTTTCTGAGAATGCTATTATTGGAGATCCAGAATCTGAGCCTTCTAAAGCTGTGCTGGAGAATAGTGATGATGAAAAAACAGATATACCACAGAATGAGCATAAAACAGAAGCAATATCTGATAAAAGTGCTGACAGGGTTGCTAATACAGCTTCACTTGAGGGCTTCCATATGAAACTAGAAGCTGCAGATGGAGAAGatacagaagaagaagaagagtttgACGGGTCAGTTTCAGATGGCGGCGAAATTGATGACATGATTTTTGGAAGCTCTGAGGCTGCCAAACAATTTATGGATGAATTGGAACTTTCGGGCGCTGGTTCACACACAGTTATAGACAGAAGCTCTTATGATCAATCCGATAGAATGGATGgtcagattgtcacagactcagATGAAGAGGTGGAAACGGATGAAGAAGGAGAGGGGAAAGAGTTATTTGATTCTGCTGCATTGGCTGCTCTCTTGAAGGCGGCATCATCTGCTGGCTCTGATAGTGGCAATATCACAATAACTTCCCAAGATGGATCCAGGCTCTTCTCGATTGAGCGTCCTGCTGGTTTGGGATCCTCAGGTATGTCTTTGAGGCCTGTCACCAGGCCAACCCATCCAAGCTTTCTCCCTCCTTCCAATCTTGCAAGAGCTGGAGAATCTGAGGACAACTTGAgtgaagaagagaaaaagaagCTGGAGAAGGTACAGGCATTGAGGGTGAAGTTCCTGAGGATTGTCCAGAGTCTGGGTGTTTCATCTGATGAATCTATTGCAGCACAAGTCTTGTATAGGCTCGCACTTGTTGCCGGAAGGCAAGCTGGTCAAAGTTTTAGCCTTGACTCTGCTAAGCGGACTGCTATAGAGCTTGAAGCAGAGAGAAAAGATAACCTGGACTTCTCTGTAAATGTTCTCATCGTTGGGAAATCCGGAGTAGGCAAGAGTGCGACCATAAACTccatttttggtgaagaaagaGCTTCTATTAATGCCTTTGAACCTGCCACTGCTGTTGTGAAGGAGATGTCTGGAATTGTTAATGGAGTTAAGGTCAAAGTATTTGACACACCAGGTCTGAAGCCTGGAGTAATGGAACAGGCTTTCAACCGCAGAGTTTTGTCTTCTATAAATTCGTTAACAAAGAAAAATCCACCCGATATTATACTTTATGTGGATCGACTGGATACCCAGACGAGGGATCTTAATGATCTTCCTTTACTTAAGACGATTACAAGTTCACTCGGAACGTCTATATGGAAAAACACAATAGTAACCCTCACTCATGCCGCCTCGGCTCCTCCTGAGGGCCCTTCTGGTTCCCCATTGAGTTATGAAATGTTTGTTACTCAGAGATCTCATGTTCTGCAACAGTGTATTGGACATGCTGTTGGTGATTTAAGAATGATGAGTCCAAGCTTGATGAATCCGGTTTCTTTGGTTGAGAACCATCCTTCCTGCCGAAAGAATAGAGACGGTCAAAAGGTTCTCCCTAATGGCCAAACATGGAGATCCCAGTTGCTGTTGTTATGTTTTTCTATGAAGATGTTGTCAGAAgcaaattctctcaccaaatcTCAAGATCCATTTGACAACCGCAAGTTGTTTGGCTTTCGTACCCGTTCACCGCCGCTTCCATACATGCTATCTTCAATGTTGCAGAGCCGGCCACATCCAAAGCTTCAAACTGACCAGGGTATTGACAATGGCGATTCAGACAATGAATTGGCAGACTTGTCAGATatcgaagaagaggaagaagacgaGTATGATCAACTCCCGCCATTTAAGCCGCTCAGGAAATCCCAATTGGCCAAGCTTAGCAGAGAGCAGAGAAATGCATATTTCGAGGAGTATGATTACAGGGTGAAGCTCCTCCAGAAGAAGCAGTGGAAAGAGGAGTTGAGACGAATGAGAGAGATGAAAAAGAAAGGGAAGACTCCTGAAACAGATTACGGTTTCAATGGAGAAGATGATCAGGACGCCAGTCCAGCTCCTGTGGCCACTCCACTTCCCGACATGGCCTTACCGCCTTCATTCGACAGTGGCAGCCCAGCTTATAGGTACCGTTTCTTGGAGCCAACTTCCCAGTTTCTTGCTCGGCCAGTCTTGGACACTCACGGCTGGGACCACGATTGTGGATATGACGGTGTCAATATCGAACATGCATTAGCTATTTTGAGTCAGTTTCCAGCTGCAGTGAGTCTTCAGATGACAAAAGACAAGAAAGAGTTCAGCCTCCATTTTGACTCCTCCGTAGCCGCCAAACATGGGGACAACGGATCGAGTATGCTTGGGTTCGACATTCAGAACATCGGGAAGCAACTTGCCTACATCGTCCGAGGTGAAACTAAATTCAAGACACTAAAGAGGAACAAGACAGCTGCAGGGATGTCAGTTACCTTTTTGGGCGAAAACATGGTGACTGGATTCAAGGCGGAGAATCAGGTTGCTTGGGGAAAGCAGTGGGCTGCGGTTACTAGCGCCGGTACTGTGAGATGCCAGAGTGAGGCCGCATATGGTGCAAACATTGAAGTGCAACGCAGGGAGATCGACTATCCAGTTGGGCAGGTCCAATCTACTTATGGTGTTTCTTTGATTAGGTGGAGGGGAGATTGGGCTTTGGGTTTCAATACAATGGCACAATTCTCGGCTGGGCGTAATTCAAAAGTTGCCGTTCGAGCTGGAATAAACAACAAGATGTCCGGTCAGGTTACTGTGAGAACGAGCAGTTCGGAGCAACTAGTGTTAGCACTTGCAGGTCTCCTGCCGATTGTTACCAACATCTACAAGAAAATCTGGCCTGCCGTTGGAGGAGAGAATTATTCAATCTATTAG